GGGCTGGCGGCGTTCGAGACCTTCTTCTCCGGCATCGCCGGCGAGACGGGCATGGCGTACGTCCTGGTGCAACACCTCGCCCCCGATCACAAGAGCATCCTGAGCGAGCTCGTCAGGCGCCACGCCCGCATCCCCGTCCACGAGGTCGAGGATGGCATGATCGTCGAGGCGGACTGCGCCTACATCATTCCACCCAGCCTCGATATGGCCCTGCTCGATGGTCGGCTGCACCTGCTCCAGCCGAGCGCGCCGCGGGGGCTGCGGCTGCCGATCGATTTCTTCTTTCGCTCGCTGGCCCAGGATCAGCATGAGCGGGCGATCTGCGTCGTGCTCTCCGGCAGCGGCAGCGATGGCACGCTGGGGGCGCGCGCAGTCAAAGGCGAGGGTGGCCTGGTGCTGGCGCAGACCCCCGGCACCGCGGCCTACGACAGCATGCCACGCAGCGTCATCGCCACCGGGCTCGCGGATTTCGTGCTGGCGCCGGGCGAGATGGCGCAGCAGATCATGCGCTATGTCGCGCACGCGTTCCGCAAAGTCCCCCCGGCGCCCGCCGGTCCGCCGGCCAAGATCGAGGACTCGCTGGCCAAGATCGGCATCCTGCTGCGTGACGCCACCGGCCACGACTTCTCGCAGTACAAACAGAGCACCCTGGTGCGGCGGATCGAGCGACGCATGGCGCTGCATCAGATCACGCGCCAGGACGACTACATAAGCTATCTGCGCCAGGATTCGGCGGAGATCGCGGGGCTGTTTCAGGACCTGCTGATTGGCGTCACCAGCTTCTTTCGCGACCCCGAGGCCTTCGCGGCCCTGGAGCAAGAGGTCATCCCACGGCTGTTCGCCGGCAAGTCGGCCGACACACCGGTGCGGGTCTGGGTCCCCTGCTGCTCGAGCGGGGAGGAGGCCTACTCCATCGCCATCCTGCTCCAGGAGCACCAGGAGACGCTGAGGCAGAGCTTCCGTGTGCAGGTGTTCGCCACCGACATCGACGCCGGGGCCATCGCCCAAGGCCGCGCCGGGGTCTATCCGGCCAGCGTCGCGGCCGATGTCTCCACCGAGCGGCTGACGCGCTACTTCTGCCTCGACCCGGAGGCCGGGGTCTGCCGCATCCAGAAGGTCATCCGCGATCTCCTGGTCTTCTCCGAGCAGGATCTCATCCGCGACCCGCCCTTCTCCAAGTTGGATCTGATCAGTTGCCGCAATCTGCTGATCTATCTGAACGGCGACCTGCAGCGGCGCCTGATCCCCTTGTTTCACTACGCCCTGAAGCCCGACGGCCTGCTGTTCCTCGGCAGCTCCGAGAGCGTCGGCGATGCCCTGAGGCTGTTCTCGCCACTAAGCCGCAAATGGAAGATCTATCTGCGCCTGGAGCCGCCGACCGGCCGCGTGTCACCCCTGCTCGGTGATCTCATATCGGCACCGCCCCTCGGCGGGGCCCCGTCCTCACTACCACGGGCACCGGCGGATACTGCCGCCGCCCGGATCGATCTGCGCGCCGTCACCGAGCAGGCCCTACTGCGCCACTGCAGCACAGCGGCCATCCTGGCCAACTCGCGGGGCGAAATCCTTTATTTCCATGGCCGCACCGGGCAGTTCCTGGAGCCAGCCCCCGGCGAAGCCGCCATGAACCTCTTCACGATGGCGCGCAAGGGCCTGCGCCGCGACCTGACGAGCGCGCTGCAACGTGCCGTCGCGCGGCAGGAGTCGGTCCACGCACCCGACTTGCGCGTGAAGACCAACGGTGACGTCATCCGCGTCGATCTGACGGTGCGCCCGGTGCGGTCCGAGGGCGGCGCCGCCGGCGAGGCGGATCTCTATCTGGTGGCCCTCGATGACACGACGCCCGCGGCGCCGGCCGAGGCGAACGCCCCGGTCGCCGGGGCGCCGACCCAGCCGGGGTCGGCGGCACGCGTCGCGGAGCTGGAGCAGGAACTGCGGGCCAAGGAGGAATATCTCCAGGCCACGCTCGAGGAGATGGAGACCGCCAACGAAGAGCTCAAATCGATCAACGAGGAGATGCAGTCGGTCAACGAGGAA
This portion of the Thioflavicoccus mobilis 8321 genome encodes:
- a CDS encoding chemotaxis protein CheB translates to MPDDTQQDGDQNGAEPAATDLPADEGMAVEPIAPPKEGFPVVGIGASAGGLAAFETFFSGIAGETGMAYVLVQHLAPDHKSILSELVRRHARIPVHEVEDGMIVEADCAYIIPPSLDMALLDGRLHLLQPSAPRGLRLPIDFFFRSLAQDQHERAICVVLSGSGSDGTLGARAVKGEGGLVLAQTPGTAAYDSMPRSVIATGLADFVLAPGEMAQQIMRYVAHAFRKVPPAPAGPPAKIEDSLAKIGILLRDATGHDFSQYKQSTLVRRIERRMALHQITRQDDYISYLRQDSAEIAGLFQDLLIGVTSFFRDPEAFAALEQEVIPRLFAGKSADTPVRVWVPCCSSGEEAYSIAILLQEHQETLRQSFRVQVFATDIDAGAIAQGRAGVYPASVAADVSTERLTRYFCLDPEAGVCRIQKVIRDLLVFSEQDLIRDPPFSKLDLISCRNLLIYLNGDLQRRLIPLFHYALKPDGLLFLGSSESVGDALRLFSPLSRKWKIYLRLEPPTGRVSPLLGDLISAPPLGGAPSSLPRAPADTAAARIDLRAVTEQALLRHCSTAAILANSRGEILYFHGRTGQFLEPAPGEAAMNLFTMARKGLRRDLTSALQRAVARQESVHAPDLRVKTNGDVIRVDLTVRPVRSEGGAAGEADLYLVALDDTTPAAPAEANAPVAGAPTQPGSAARVAELEQELRAKEEYLQATLEEMETANEELKSINEEMQSVNEELQSANEELETSKEELQSVNEELATVNAELQIKVTDLSRANNDMNNLLAGTGVATLFVDHGLRITRFTPATTQLIKLIPSDVGRPVGDIVSNLVAYTELEADVHEVLTSLVPQEREVESRAGAWYRMHIGPYRTLDNVIEGAVITFADISQHKAIEAELQEARAFAEGVVDTVREPLLVLDPQLHVLSANRAYYHHFQVDPAEVQGRPFWALGDGQWDIPALRQHLVALQSGGDPLEAGPVTQVFPRIGRRTLLLNARILDATPGRTGAMLIAIADLTEQDLDGVTKAAAISSAAGTQGDGDGHDA